From Spirosoma aerolatum, one genomic window encodes:
- a CDS encoding efflux RND transporter periplasmic adaptor subunit has translation MKKKSNRIWWILGGVLVLIIGGLVAAKQSGIIGQPKATEVDFASVKRLNITERVSASGRVQPQVEVKISPDVSGEIIGLYVNEGDPVKAGQLLCRIRPDNYESMMARAKATVNQSKAQLEQSKASVAQSSARLIRSKADYERNKKLFADKVISSADLETSEANYNVAQQEVEAAKANVRAAQFNIQSAEASLRDASENLRKTTIYAPVNGTVSKLNIELGERVVGTSQMAGTEIMRIANLQNMEVRVNVNENDIVRVNLGDTADIEVDSYTTAGRKFKGVVYEIANTANGMTSSSGSAAAASVSSDAVTEFEVKVKILNTSYADLLAEKDKKGYPFKPGMTASVEIITDRKMGVLAVPIAAVTTRGADSTAIDTEKMADNSNGTVAEKPASQADKKDKPKEIVFVNVGGKAKQREVKTGISDFENIEVISGLKPGEQIISGPFIAVSKKLKDGELISKRDPKKTKKKEDKEE, from the coding sequence ATGAAGAAGAAATCGAACCGTATCTGGTGGATATTAGGTGGCGTACTTGTACTGATCATTGGGGGGCTGGTAGCAGCCAAACAGTCTGGAATTATTGGGCAACCCAAAGCAACTGAAGTAGACTTTGCCTCGGTCAAACGATTAAATATTACTGAGCGGGTAAGTGCCTCGGGCCGGGTTCAGCCCCAAGTTGAGGTTAAAATCAGCCCTGATGTTTCGGGCGAAATTATTGGCCTGTATGTTAATGAAGGAGATCCAGTTAAAGCTGGTCAACTTCTGTGTCGTATTCGCCCGGATAACTATGAGTCGATGATGGCGAGAGCTAAAGCGACCGTCAATCAGAGTAAAGCACAGCTAGAACAATCCAAGGCGTCGGTAGCTCAGTCGAGTGCGAGATTGATTCGCTCGAAGGCCGATTACGAGCGGAATAAAAAATTGTTTGCTGATAAAGTTATTTCGTCGGCTGATCTGGAAACCAGTGAAGCTAACTATAATGTAGCTCAGCAGGAAGTAGAAGCCGCAAAAGCCAACGTACGGGCGGCACAGTTCAATATCCAGAGTGCAGAAGCCAGCCTGCGCGATGCCAGCGAAAATCTTCGTAAAACTACCATTTATGCGCCCGTCAATGGAACCGTATCCAAGCTTAATATTGAGTTGGGTGAGCGGGTTGTCGGAACTTCGCAAATGGCTGGTACCGAAATTATGCGTATTGCCAATCTGCAAAACATGGAAGTACGCGTGAATGTCAACGAAAACGATATTGTACGAGTCAATCTGGGCGATACAGCTGATATTGAAGTTGATTCATATACGACGGCTGGCCGGAAGTTTAAGGGTGTCGTATACGAAATTGCTAATACCGCCAATGGGATGACCAGTTCGTCGGGTTCTGCAGCAGCTGCTTCGGTTTCGAGCGATGCGGTAACGGAGTTTGAGGTAAAAGTAAAAATTCTTAATACATCCTACGCCGATTTGCTGGCTGAGAAAGATAAAAAAGGATACCCCTTCAAGCCCGGTATGACAGCCTCGGTCGAAATTATTACTGATCGTAAAATGGGTGTGTTGGCCGTACCTATTGCTGCCGTGACAACGCGGGGAGCCGACTCTACGGCTATCGACACCGAAAAAATGGCCGATAACAGCAATGGAACCGTAGCCGAAAAACCGGCAAGTCAGGCAGACAAGAAAGATAAGCCTAAAGAAATCGTCTTTGTTAATGTAGGCGGTAAGGCTAAACAGCGGGAAGTGAAAACAGGCATCAGTGACTTTGAAAATATCGAGGTTATATCGGGCCTGAAACCTGGCGAACAGATTATTTCGGGCCCATTCATCGCCGTTTCGAAAAAGCTTAAAGACGGAGAATTGATCTCCAAACGAGACCCAAAAAAGACGAAGAAAAAAGAGGATAAAGAAGAGTAG